One segment of Candidatus Bathyarchaeota archaeon DNA contains the following:
- a CDS encoding ATP-binding protein — MSKMRFLKYVKLNNYLNLKHAKLNGLRDLNIIIGPNNCGKTSLLKAVDLLGRIKLGGGPYGCTICRSVPRKITNFSSGVGCEINVREKYLTKKKVSAIFGFYKSEFEKGLPDLSVLDDGAREHFRSEFRKRKLLMKEKTNRILSSEHVSPVIQSEIQMRIFNHILFCPDERLQTYKGVAIPEHIKSKNFGTLENRNLIDFLRQVVDVKISDLRQSLDLVKDVEKQRFTTPIAEQGSGVKSLICLVVDIISATETKILLVDEPELGLNPSGKHAFLKFLIEQSRDKQVFLATHDPTFVNPILWNRENVSVYMYSMVNDDFVKVNLMQSKQDPSTFAGFLPHTTSLKQVHIYVEGTTDVYIFQMFLDKYVKEKFKENWYHILSKIGIFHLAGDFWRHLLYTIPKRPYTSIVVLDGDKKEIAKEVVDKYGVIEMDRFRIFDSLDEIIHEKRRRKPIIPMPCPVYCLKNPEIEDYLETRYEAKPLFKEDGPSVAYEMKHIPPEIEQLFDTIFQMANIRNE, encoded by the coding sequence TTGAGTAAAATGCGTTTCCTCAAGTATGTGAAACTGAACAACTATTTAAATCTGAAACATGCAAAATTGAACGGGTTAAGGGACCTTAACATCATAATTGGTCCAAATAACTGTGGTAAAACAAGTCTCTTGAAGGCAGTAGATCTGCTTGGTAGAATAAAACTTGGAGGAGGTCCTTATGGCTGTACGATTTGTAGAAGCGTACCTAGAAAAATCACCAATTTCAGTTCTGGCGTAGGATGCGAAATAAATGTAAGAGAGAAATACTTGACAAAGAAAAAGGTAAGTGCCATTTTTGGATTCTACAAAAGTGAATTCGAGAAGGGCTTACCCGATTTATCTGTTCTTGATGATGGAGCGAGGGAACACTTTAGAAGTGAATTTAGAAAGAGAAAATTACTGATGAAGGAAAAAACAAATAGAATTCTAAGTTCCGAACACGTTTCTCCTGTCATTCAAAGTGAAATCCAGATGAGAATATTTAACCATATACTCTTCTGTCCAGATGAAAGGCTGCAAACCTATAAAGGAGTAGCGATTCCTGAACACATCAAGTCAAAGAATTTTGGAACACTTGAAAACAGAAATTTGATTGATTTCTTAAGGCAAGTTGTGGATGTAAAGATTTCAGACTTGCGTCAAAGCCTAGATCTTGTGAAAGATGTGGAGAAACAACGTTTTACTACACCAATCGCAGAACAAGGTTCTGGTGTGAAATCCTTAATTTGCCTTGTGGTTGATATTATTTCTGCAACGGAAACGAAAATCTTATTGGTTGATGAACCAGAACTGGGGTTAAATCCTTCAGGTAAACATGCATTTCTGAAGTTTCTAATTGAACAATCTAGAGACAAACAGGTATTTCTGGCTACTCATGACCCAACCTTTGTTAACCCTATACTTTGGAATAGAGAGAATGTCTCTGTCTACATGTATTCAATGGTCAATGATGATTTTGTAAAAGTTAATCTGATGCAGAGTAAACAAGACCCAAGTACTTTTGCTGGCTTTCTTCCACACACAACAAGTCTAAAACAAGTACATATCTACGTAGAAGGAACAACTGATGTCTACATTTTCCAGATGTTTCTAGACAAATATGTAAAGGAGAAGTTCAAAGAAAACTGGTATCACATTCTCAGCAAAATAGGAATTTTCCACTTGGCAGGAGATTTCTGGAGACACTTGCTGTACACGATTCCTAAGAGACCATACACCTCAATTGTTGTTCTAGATGGTGATAAGAAGGAAATTGCCAAGGAAGTAGTCGATAAATATGGGGTAATTGAAATGGACAGATTCCGGATATTTGACTCATTGGATGAAATCATACATGAGAAAAGGCGTAGGAAACCAATAATCCCCATGCCCTGTCCAGTATACTGCCTGAAAAATCCTGAAATAGAAGACTATTTAGAAACCAGATATGAAGCTAAACCCCTCTTCAAGGAGGATGGACCTTCTGTTGCCTACGAGATGAAACATATTCCACCTGAAATAGAACAATTATTTGATACAATATTTCAAATGGCAAACATACGAAATGAATGA